ACCAACCGCGATCAGGATGTTCATGCGGGTCGGCGAGCAGTGGTCTGACCGATACGACCTCAGTTCGCTCAGGGTCCTCGCTTCTGTCGGCGAACCCCTCAACCCCGAGGCCTTCGAGTGGTTCTACCACCACATCGGCAAAGACCGGTGCCCGATCGTCGACACCTGGTGGCAGACCGAGACCGGGATGCACATGATCACCACGATGGTCGGCGAACCGATGCGCCCGGGCTTTGCCGGCAAACCGATCCCCGGCGTCGTCGCCGACGTCGTCGATATGGACGGCAGATCGGTGGAGGCAGGTAATGGCGGTTTTCTGGCCATCAAACGCCCCTGGCCCTCAATGCTGCGCACCGTCTACAACGACGACGAGCGCTACCGGAAGTACTGGACCACCCTTGACAGCCTGTACACGGCGACCGACCTGGCGGTGAAGGGGCATGACGGGAACATCATGGTGATCGGCCGGGCCGACGACCTGATCATCGTGGCCGGCCACAACATCGGTACAGCCGAGGTTGAATCGGCTCTCGTCTCCCACGAAGCCGTCGCTGAGGCGGCGGTGATAGGTGTCCCCGATCCGGTGAAGGGGAACCAGATCAAGGCGTTTGCCATACTCAAGGATGGGTATGCCGGGAGCGACCGGCTGAAGTCTGACCTCCGCTACCATGTGCGCATGACTGTCGGCCCGATTGCCATGCCGGGCGAGATCGAATTTGTCGACTCACTGCCGAAGACACGGAGCGGCAAGATTGTGCGGCGGGTGCTCAGGGCAAAAGAACTTGGAATGGACCCGGGCGATACCTCCACGCTTGAGGACTGATCACCCAACTCTTTATATATCTTTTTTACGTCATTTATAAACATGCACGGTAACCCGGAGGAATCTCTAAAAATAGAAAATATTGTTGCTTCCGCCAAAGTAACTGATTCTCTCGACCTTCCGGCAATCTCATCCAGGATACAGGGCGCCGACTACAACAAGAAACGCTTCCCCGGTGTTGTCATCAGGATGCAGGATCCAAAGATTGCCGCTCTTGTCTTTGGTTCGGGCAAAGTCGTCCTGACAGGGGCGAAGAGCGTGGAAAGTCTCAGCAAGGGCCTTGAGATCCTTGGGGGAAAGCTCCGCGATCTTGATATCGATATCGATGCAGAGCTCACCTACACCATCCAGAATATTGTCACCTCTGCTGACCTTGGAAAGCCCATCAACCTCAATAAGATTGCCATCGGCTTTAATCTCGATCGGATCGAGTACGAGCCCGAGCAGTTCCCGGGTCTCGTTTACCGGCTCGAAGAGCCGAAGGTCGTTGTCCTTCTGTTCGGCTCCGGTAAACTGATCATTACGGGAGGCAAGCGTCCTGAGGACGCAAAACTTGCTGTCAGGAAGATCATCGCCGATCTCTCGAATCTCGGGCTCCTCTGAGGTATACCTTTTTTAATTATAAATTCAATATATTAGAATAGAGGCACTCCCCTCTGGTGTGTGGGCATCTCTGCTGCCTGCCATTTTCGATGGGAATGTAAAATCAGGGTGTCTGGATCTCACATTTATATCAAAATCTATATATTCTGAAATATACCTTTTAAAAATATTCATATATTACAAATATTAACATAATACGTGAACCGGGTGAACATAATGAAAGCAGAAGAAGTCCTGTACTTTACTCAGAAAGAAGAAGAGTTCGCCACTCTCCTCATGGACATCGGTATCAAGCGCAATGTGTCGAAAGTTCTTGTTTACCTTGCCAATACTGACGAAGCGACCTCCCGGGAGATCGAGCGCGGGACTGATCTCCGCCAGCCCGAAGTGAGCATTGCCATGCGCTTTCTCAAAGAGAAACGGTGGATCAACTCCAGGGAGAGCAAGGCGGAGAGCAAAGGGCGTCCGGTGAAGATCTACACTCTTGCAAAACCGATCAACGATATCATCGATATTATTGAGAAAAACAAGAAAAAAGAGGTAGATACTCAGCTCGCTCTCATCGAGAAGGCACGCGGTCTTATCTCGTAAGAATCCTGTAACCCCCGTCCTCCCCGACCATCACCGTCATTTTTTCCGCATATTCTGTGAACAGCCCCGAGGTCAGGGCGCCGGGAATCGTGTTCAGGCTGGTCTCAAGGCCCGCAGGGTCTTCGATCGTGCCGAATGCGCAGTCGAGAATGAAATTTCCGTTGTCGGTGATCACGGGGCCGTCCTTTTTTATGCCCTCCCTCAGCACGGCCTCGCCCCCAAGCCTGCCGATGTGCCGCGCCACGCCGGTCGCCGCATAGGGCACGACCTCCACCGGCACCGGCATGTGCAGGCGATCAGTGACCTTGGTCCCGTCCACGACGATCAGGATCCGCGTTGAGGCGTCGGCGACGCACTTCTCGCGCGTATGCGCCGCCCCTCCCCCTTTGATCACGTTGAAGGCGGCGTCTACCTGGTCGGCGCCGTCGATGGTCAGGTCCAGTTCGGGGTAGTCGGCAAGGTCGGCCACCCTGATGCCGGCCGCGCGCGCCCTGATCGCGGACTGGTAGGAAGTCGGCACACCGACAACCGCAATCTCCTCTTCTCGTATCCGCTCGCCGATCCTGATGATCGCATAGTTCGCCGTCGAACCGGTGCCGAGACCGACCACCATGCCGTCCTCCACCTCTCCGGCGGCGGCGATCCCGACAATCCGTTTCACTTCAAGGTTTGCCTGCTTGGATGTCACAGAAAAGGTATGGGTGGCAGGGAAGATAAGGGGTGCCGCTTCACCCGAAGAGGCGGCGGAGCTCGTCGTTTGCAGGCGTCGCCGTGCAGTCGAGGGTGATCGGGGTGATCGAGACGTTGCCCTTTCTGATCGCATGGACGTCGGTCCCCTCCTCCGCATCCTCCACAAGGGGTCCGTTGATCCAGAAGTACGGCCGTCCCCTCGGGTCGAGACGCCGCTCGACCCCGGTGTGGAAGAGTTTGCGCGCGAGGTGCGTCACCTCGTAGCCCCCCTGCAGGTGCGAGGGGATGTTCACGTTGATCACGTCTGCTTTTCCCGGGTATCCACGGGTGAGGATCTTTTCGCAGACGTCCCGCACGACCTTCTTAGCATCGTCGAAGCTGCTCCCGCAGTGGCGGGGGTCGTCGAACTTGTCCCCCTGGTCCCAGACCTGGAGGGAGAAGGCGACCGAAGGCGTCCCCTGGTTGGACGCCTCCATCGCCGCCCCGACCGTCCCCGAGGTCATGATCGATTCGTACGAGAGGTTCTCGCCGATGTTGATCCCGCTGACCACCAGGTCAGGCCGTATATCGAGTGCGAAGAGGCCGATGATCACGGCGTCCGTCGGTTTTCCCCCGACCGAGTACGCGGTCACGCCGTTCAGCAATATCTTCGTCGCCCTGATTGGTTCGAAGATGGAGATCGATCGGCCCACAGCACTCTGCTGTGTCGCCGGGGCGACGATAGTCACCTCGGCTATCTCTGAAAGCGCTTCGTATGCCGCCCAGAGCCCGTTCGAGTAGACGCCGTCGTCGTTGGTGAGGAGAATCTTAGGTCCCATCGTAATGGAGAATGGTTGTGCCGCTCTGGCAGATAGTCGTTTGGGACCAATACCTACAAAAGATGCTGCCGCCAACCCATTAGAGAATGCGGGCATTTCTTGCAGAATATACGGTCTTCCATGATCCTGACCTTGCGATCGAAGGGCGGGCCATGCTGGAGACGCTCTCCGGGAGTTTCAGGCGTTGCGGATATGAGGTCGTCACCCCCGCAGGCGGTGACCTCGGGGCTGAGATCCGCGCCCTCGCCCCGTCGTGCGACGTTGGACTGGTGATCGCACCCGATCATCTCCTCGCCCCGCTGACCAAAGCCGTCGAGGACTGCACGCACAACATCGGGTGCGGCTCGATGAACGTTGCCCTGTGTGCGAACAAACGGCGCACCTCTGCGATCCTGGCGTCGCACGGTGTCCCGGTCCCGGCCGAGAAGACCGCCGGACTGAAGGTGATCAAGCCGGTGTCGGGCTGCGGTGCGCATGGTGTCCGTCTGGGCGAGGATGCAGCGGGTGAGGGCGAAATCGGACAGGAGTACATCGAAGGCGAGCACCTCTCGGTCAGCCTTGTCGGGAGCCGGATTGTTGGGGAGGCCTGCCTATACTATTCTGGTGCGCCGTTCCTGGTGCTTGCGGTGAACCGGCAGGCCGTCACGGTTGAAGACGGAGCGTTTGTCTATCATGGCGGTGAGACGCCGGTGGACCACCCGCGCCTCGAAGAGATTGTGGAGACCGCGGTGCGGGCAGCGACCGTTCTTGGCTGCCAGGGGTATGTGGGCGTCGATATTGTCCTTGCCGATCGGGCCTATGTGGTCGACGTCAACCCCAGGCCGACAACGAGCATGGTCGGGATCGCCGCCTGCATGGAGGAGGAGATCGCCAGCGTCCTTGTGGATGCCTCCTATGGAAAGGCGCCGCCCTTAGTCCATCTCTCCGGTACGGTCAGGTTCGACAAGGACGGGAGGGTGGAGCGGCGATGATCGGGATCGATGTCGGCGGCGCCAACTTTAAGGTCGTCGATGGATCGGGCGCCCATATCCATTACTGCCCGCTCTGGAAGGAGGCACCGCTCGGAGATCTCCTCTCTGCCTATGCCGGGCGAGGAGAAAACGCCGCCGTCGTCATGAGTGGGGAGCTTGCCGACAGTTTCTCCAGCAAGGCTGAGGGTATCGGTTTCATCGTCGACGCGGTGAAGGAATATTTCCCGGATGCTCTATTTTACGGGACCGACGGAAAGTTTCACGACCGTGCCGTTCCCGAACTGGCCGCGGCAAACTGGCTCGCCTCAGCAGACTACCTCAGGGAGCGCTACCCTGAAGCCGTGCTTCTCGATGTCGGCAGCACCACTGCCGATATCGTCCCGCTCTGCCGTTTTGACGACCTCCTCGGGCTCACCGACCTCCTCCGTCTCCAGCGGGGGTACCTTGTCTATACCGGGATGCTGCGGACGAACGCGGCGACGATCCTCCGGGCCGTGGAGATCAACGGGATCTTCACCCCGGTCTCGACCGAGTATTTCGCCTGCAGCGGCGACGCCCATCTCGTCCTCGGCACGATCCGGCCGGAGGAATACACCTCTGCGACACCGGACGGCGGTCAGGTGAGCGTCGAGGCCGCACTCCGGCGGCTTGCCCGCGTTGTCTGTTCAGATCTCGAGGAGATCGGGGAGGCGGCGGCCCGGGGTATCGCCCTCCAGTTCTGGGCGGCCCAGCAGGGCATGATCCTCAGGGCTGTCTGGGAGTGCATGGGGCGGTCAGGGAGCGGGCATGTCGTCTGTGCCGGGATCGGTTCGGGTGTTTTTGCCGAAACGCTGAAAGGAATCGACCTGAACCGGGATCTTGGCGGGATGGCCGACGCCCTTCCCGCGTATGCGGCGCTCGAGGTGGCGCAACGAAACGGCTCACGCTGAGCCTCGTCCTGCTGGCAGGATCACTCGTCCTGACGGCGGTCGGCTTTCTCCTCGGCTTTCCCTTCTTCTTTTTCTTTCTCTTCATACCGCTGGTTCCCTTCTTCGGACCGAAGAGGGTGAAGCGGTGCCCTGTCTGCGGATGGGAAACCGCAGGCAGCGAGAATTTTTGTCCCTTCGATGGGGCCAGGCTCGCCTCTGCCGATGGAAAGGGTGAGGAGTGAGAGGATCGAGTTGGGGAGACGCAGGCCGTAGAGGGTGGTCGACGGTACAGGCCCGGCCCTCCGCGAGGCGTAGTTCCGCACTGACCCGCGGTCGATGACGATCCGCATCGCCTGGAGGAGGCGTGCCGCATGGTTGAACGGATAGTCCTCGGTGAGGACGAGGCAGAGGTCGACGATGGGGGCCCCGACCCGCGTCTCTGGATAGAAGGGTGCGTCTGCAGTACAGAGGGTGCCGCACCCGGTACAATGGAACCGCTTCACCCACACTGCAATCTCTTTTTCCCCTTCGGGCCCTTTGATCACGGCGAACTTCCGCCGCTTCATAT
Above is a window of Methanofollis tationis DNA encoding:
- a CDS encoding TATA-box-binding protein; translation: MHGNPEESLKIENIVASAKVTDSLDLPAISSRIQGADYNKKRFPGVVIRMQDPKIAALVFGSGKVVLTGAKSVESLSKGLEILGGKLRDLDIDIDAELTYTIQNIVTSADLGKPINLNKIAIGFNLDRIEYEPEQFPGLVYRLEEPKVVVLLFGSGKLIITGGKRPEDAKLAVRKIIADLSNLGLL
- the rpiA gene encoding ribose-5-phosphate isomerase RpiA; translated protein: MTSKQANLEVKRIVGIAAAGEVEDGMVVGLGTGSTANYAIIRIGERIREEEIAVVGVPTSYQSAIRARAAGIRVADLADYPELDLTIDGADQVDAAFNVIKGGGAAHTREKCVADASTRILIVVDGTKVTDRLHMPVPVEVVPYAATGVARHIGRLGGEAVLREGIKKDGPVITDNGNFILDCAFGTIEDPAGLETSLNTIPGALTSGLFTEYAEKMTVMVGEDGGYRILTR
- the surE gene encoding 5'/3'-nucleotidase SurE, with the protein product MGPKILLTNDDGVYSNGLWAAYEALSEIAEVTIVAPATQQSAVGRSISIFEPIRATKILLNGVTAYSVGGKPTDAVIIGLFALDIRPDLVVSGINIGENLSYESIMTSGTVGAAMEASNQGTPSVAFSLQVWDQGDKFDDPRHCGSSFDDAKKVVRDVCEKILTRGYPGKADVINVNIPSHLQGGYEVTHLARKLFHTGVERRLDPRGRPYFWINGPLVEDAEEGTDVHAIRKGNVSITPITLDCTATPANDELRRLFG
- a CDS encoding ATP-grasp domain-containing protein; translated protein: MRAFLAEYTVFHDPDLAIEGRAMLETLSGSFRRCGYEVVTPAGGDLGAEIRALAPSCDVGLVIAPDHLLAPLTKAVEDCTHNIGCGSMNVALCANKRRTSAILASHGVPVPAEKTAGLKVIKPVSGCGAHGVRLGEDAAGEGEIGQEYIEGEHLSVSLVGSRIVGEACLYYSGAPFLVLAVNRQAVTVEDGAFVYHGGETPVDHPRLEEIVETAVRAATVLGCQGYVGVDIVLADRAYVVDVNPRPTTSMVGIAACMEEEIASVLVDASYGKAPPLVHLSGTVRFDKDGRVERR
- a CDS encoding hydantoinase/oxoprolinase family protein, with the translated sequence MIGIDVGGANFKVVDGSGAHIHYCPLWKEAPLGDLLSAYAGRGENAAVVMSGELADSFSSKAEGIGFIVDAVKEYFPDALFYGTDGKFHDRAVPELAAANWLASADYLRERYPEAVLLDVGSTTADIVPLCRFDDLLGLTDLLRLQRGYLVYTGMLRTNAATILRAVEINGIFTPVSTEYFACSGDAHLVLGTIRPEEYTSATPDGGQVSVEAALRRLARVVCSDLEEIGEAAARGIALQFWAAQQGMILRAVWECMGRSGSGHVVCAGIGSGVFAETLKGIDLNRDLGGMADALPAYAALEVAQRNGSR